Proteins from a single region of Murdochiella vaginalis:
- a CDS encoding glycosyltransferase yields the protein MIVTLTAGYPFGGEPFLISEDLYAPKDLIYLALHPSKEENQSCHRGVRIAEKRNIFSMVAWALRGLVDPLVWREMDWMKTHHKLSLHNFGVMLSYYAYAKRCYREIYRWMKHENLLREDTIMYSYWMVTQAMVCALVKRKVPNMRILTRCHGYDIYEYRYPGKYLPFRDFIFRSMDAICPISADGVHYLEQTYPDSIDKRKISLHRLGTLENGMTPPGGEGEPFRLISCSNMIPLKRIHLLIAALSKLGKPVEWVHFGDGPLMETLQKQAKDFLSQTPVQYIFKGHVPNDEVLQYYRKHHVDGFINVSETEGVPLSIMEALSFGIPVIATKVGGTGEIVFPGLNGILLPKDFKPSQLADAVREIMAQSDEERNTMCRNARESWERNCSAEKNYRDFYTMVQKQ from the coding sequence ATGATTGTAACGTTAACGGCGGGATACCCTTTCGGAGGGGAACCGTTTTTAATTTCAGAGGATCTATACGCTCCAAAGGATCTGATTTATTTGGCCTTACATCCCTCAAAAGAGGAGAACCAAAGCTGCCATCGCGGTGTACGGATTGCTGAAAAACGTAATATCTTCAGTATGGTCGCATGGGCGCTGCGTGGCCTGGTAGATCCACTTGTTTGGCGAGAAATGGACTGGATGAAAACACATCATAAACTTTCTCTTCATAATTTCGGCGTGATGCTTAGCTACTATGCCTATGCGAAACGATGCTACCGTGAAATATATCGATGGATGAAGCATGAAAATCTATTGCGAGAGGATACCATCATGTACTCGTATTGGATGGTAACCCAGGCAATGGTCTGTGCACTGGTCAAACGCAAAGTGCCGAATATGCGTATTTTAACGCGATGCCATGGCTATGACATTTATGAATATCGTTATCCGGGAAAATATCTTCCTTTTCGCGATTTTATTTTCCGTTCGATGGATGCAATTTGCCCTATCAGCGCAGATGGAGTACACTACCTCGAGCAAACCTATCCGGATAGCATCGATAAACGTAAAATTTCCCTGCACCGTTTGGGCACATTGGAGAATGGCATGACGCCTCCCGGAGGAGAAGGCGAACCGTTTCGACTCATTTCCTGCTCGAATATGATTCCCTTAAAGCGAATTCACCTTCTTATTGCCGCGTTATCGAAACTTGGAAAACCCGTTGAATGGGTTCATTTTGGTGACGGCCCGTTGATGGAGACATTGCAAAAGCAAGCAAAAGACTTCTTGTCGCAAACGCCCGTGCAGTATATATTTAAGGGGCATGTGCCAAACGATGAGGTTTTACAGTATTACCGGAAACATCATGTTGATGGTTTTATTAATGTCAGTGAGACAGAAGGCGTGCCGCTTTCCATCATGGAGGCTCTTTCTTTCGGCATCCCGGTCATCGCAACCAAAGTGGGCGGAACCGGGGAGATTGTCTTTCCCGGTTTGAATGGAATCCTTTTGCCTAAGGATTTTAAACCATCTCAACTGGCCGATGCCGTCCGGGAAATAATGGCGCAATCGGATGAAGAGCGCAACACAATGTGTAGAAATGCCCGCGAAAGTTGGGAGAGGAACTGTAGCGCTGAGAAGAATTATCGCGACTTTTATACCATGGTCCAAAAGCAGTGA
- a CDS encoding nucleotide sugar dehydrogenase, protein MGLKQELLNKIETRSIRVGVVGLGYVGLPLAVEKARAGFETIGFDVQDEKVNMVNAGHNYIGDIVDDDLKALVEAKKLRATTDFSFIHDVDFIAICVPTPLDAHQQPDISYVQTSAENIAKHLKAGTMVVLESTTYPGTTEELVKPILEKGSGLRCGEDFYLGFSPERVDPGNKQFKTKNTPKVVGAIGKDATEVIAKMYSTVLEGEVYPVSSPAVAEMEKILENTYRNVNIGLVNELAILCHRMGISIWEVIDAAKTKPYGFQAFYPGPGLGGHCIPLDPYYLSWKAREYGFHTSMIESSMMVNDKMPEYTVDRAAQMLNRHKKPLNGSKVLVLGVAYKNDIDDYRESPAIRVLDILRERGADVEFFDPYIPSFRHQGKTYTGMTALTEKDVADADLILITTAHQAYDYPMILRQAKAIFDARNAIPDAEQYENVETL, encoded by the coding sequence ATGGGATTAAAACAGGAATTGCTCAACAAAATTGAAACGCGTTCCATTCGCGTCGGTGTGGTGGGCTTGGGTTATGTCGGTCTTCCGCTGGCGGTAGAGAAAGCGCGCGCCGGCTTTGAAACCATCGGCTTTGATGTACAGGATGAAAAAGTCAACATGGTCAACGCCGGTCATAATTACATCGGCGACATTGTTGACGATGATTTAAAAGCATTGGTCGAAGCCAAAAAGCTCCGCGCTACGACAGACTTCAGCTTTATTCACGATGTGGACTTTATTGCCATTTGTGTGCCGACGCCGCTGGATGCGCATCAGCAACCGGATATCAGCTATGTACAGACCTCTGCCGAAAACATTGCCAAGCATTTGAAGGCGGGCACCATGGTGGTTTTGGAATCCACGACCTATCCGGGAACGACAGAGGAGTTGGTGAAGCCAATTCTGGAAAAGGGATCCGGCCTTCGCTGTGGAGAAGACTTTTATCTCGGCTTTTCGCCCGAGCGTGTTGATCCAGGCAACAAGCAGTTTAAGACCAAGAACACGCCGAAAGTCGTTGGCGCCATCGGAAAAGATGCAACCGAAGTGATTGCCAAGATGTATTCCACTGTGTTGGAAGGAGAGGTCTATCCCGTTTCGTCTCCTGCCGTCGCCGAGATGGAAAAGATTTTGGAAAATACGTATCGAAACGTCAACATCGGCCTAGTCAACGAATTGGCCATCCTTTGCCATCGCATGGGAATTTCCATCTGGGAAGTCATCGATGCGGCGAAGACGAAGCCGTATGGCTTCCAGGCGTTTTATCCCGGCCCGGGCTTGGGCGGACATTGCATTCCGTTGGATCCGTACTATCTTTCCTGGAAAGCGCGAGAATACGGTTTCCATACATCCATGATCGAATCCTCGATGATGGTGAACGACAAGATGCCGGAATACACGGTGGATCGTGCAGCGCAAATGCTCAACCGCCACAAGAAGCCGCTCAACGGATCCAAAGTGTTGGTGCTTGGCGTGGCATACAAGAATGATATTGATGATTACCGGGAAAGCCCGGCCATTCGCGTGCTGGACATCCTGCGGGAACGTGGAGCCGACGTGGAATTCTTTGATCCCTACATTCCGTCTTTTCGTCACCAGGGAAAAACATACACCGGTATGACTGCTTTAACGGAGAAAGATGTGGCGGATGCGGATCTGATTTTGATTACCACAGCTCACCAGGCGTATGACTATCCGATGATTCTTCGTCAGGCGAAGGCCATCTTCGATGCGCGCAACGCGATTCCCGACGCGGAACAATATGAAAATGTTGAAACGCTGTAA
- a CDS encoding glycosyltransferase family 4 protein, with the protein MDTVDLLYITFVDLKGPANSGSSVRPQQMLRAFREIGCSIKILDGWHNNRKERRSHVREIMQWLDTHHVRYCYVEPPAGPFFVREDLMLLKKLHKMSVPIGLFYRDIYWRFPEQFTEINPLKFFIIQCLQKRDLSVFKKTVSLFYFPTDQMAKIADFGMPYDVLPPGAEVMKESGQSEEDDKRILQEDILTLFFVGGLSPGYGFDVLLDAMKIINRDALKLRLLAVCREQEWLDFQKRYSFVQPNWLEIHHVSFGNGLEELYRKADLGVLPIRKSIYRDFAISVKLFEYIAHEKPILCTNVDAMSQIVQENDLGWICKDTAEDMAKALEDIIANRPMMMEKKENIKQFLPANTWKARARKVFSTLESVNKKNK; encoded by the coding sequence ATGGATACTGTCGATTTACTTTACATCACTTTTGTTGATCTGAAAGGACCGGCGAACTCAGGGTCCAGTGTTCGGCCGCAGCAGATGCTTCGCGCTTTTCGCGAAATTGGCTGTAGCATCAAGATATTGGATGGCTGGCATAACAATCGAAAAGAACGCCGTTCCCATGTCAGGGAGATCATGCAATGGCTGGATACGCATCATGTTCGTTACTGTTATGTAGAACCTCCGGCGGGGCCTTTTTTTGTACGCGAGGACTTGATGCTCCTTAAGAAACTTCATAAAATGAGTGTCCCCATTGGCCTTTTTTATCGAGATATTTATTGGCGTTTCCCAGAACAGTTTACAGAGATCAATCCGCTGAAATTTTTTATCATTCAATGTTTACAGAAGCGAGACCTCTCTGTCTTTAAAAAAACCGTTTCACTTTTCTATTTTCCAACAGACCAAATGGCTAAAATAGCGGATTTTGGCATGCCTTATGATGTTTTGCCGCCCGGCGCAGAAGTTATGAAGGAATCCGGACAGAGTGAGGAGGATGACAAGCGCATCCTTCAAGAGGATATACTGACTCTTTTTTTTGTAGGAGGTTTGTCTCCTGGATATGGCTTTGATGTTCTGCTTGATGCAATGAAAATCATCAATCGTGATGCACTGAAGCTTCGACTCTTGGCGGTATGTCGTGAACAAGAATGGCTTGATTTTCAAAAACGCTATTCATTTGTACAACCAAATTGGCTGGAGATTCATCACGTCTCCTTTGGGAATGGCTTGGAAGAATTGTACAGAAAGGCAGATCTTGGCGTTTTACCGATACGAAAGTCGATATACAGAGATTTTGCTATTTCGGTGAAACTTTTTGAGTATATTGCGCATGAAAAACCGATTCTTTGCACCAATGTGGACGCTATGTCGCAGATTGTGCAAGAGAACGATTTGGGGTGGATTTGTAAAGATACGGCGGAAGATATGGCGAAAGCGTTAGAGGACATTATTGCGAACCGTCCCATGATGATGGAAAAAAAAGAAAATATAAAACAATTTTTGCCTGCAAATACATGGAAGGCGCGCGCAAGGAAGGTGTTTTCCACGCTGGAGAGTGTAAACAAGAAAAACAAATAG
- a CDS encoding glycosyltransferase family 4 protein, translating to MRIWIVNNYAIPPRFGGLVRHFYFSKYLRAKGHDVRILTGSQVHNTTYNFVDSGKLLKEVTFDGVPYTYVHTMGYTKNNWRRIVNMVQFSFRCKKAMRKLMAEGERPDVIYASSPVPFSSKSAMSFAKRNHIPFVFEVRDLWPQSLVEYGNLNAKPYTKPIVAALYALEHTLYRGADRIVFTMSGGLRYLQDRGWNDVASTKCIQVNNGVDLEEFRRNQQQVHYADVELDDPSTFKVVYMGSIRMTYDLDVMLDVAKRCQKELPQVRFLFYGGGTELSHLNERVSKEQITNAVFRGKVRKEEIPSILMRADATLAHNRATAITHYGSSNNKLFEYLAAGAPILSTVKTEESLVVKHNIGIETEDQKTETIVSALSKLTRLTPQERDAIRIREEKLVKEYDYSHLSLRMEKLFQSLIE from the coding sequence ATGCGCATCTGGATCGTGAATAATTACGCTATACCACCTCGATTTGGCGGTTTAGTGCGGCACTTCTATTTTTCCAAATATCTGCGCGCCAAAGGGCATGATGTGCGTATTTTGACCGGCAGTCAAGTGCACAATACGACCTATAATTTCGTCGATTCCGGAAAACTTCTAAAGGAAGTAACGTTTGACGGTGTTCCGTATACGTATGTGCATACCATGGGCTACACGAAAAACAATTGGCGTCGCATCGTGAATATGGTACAATTCTCGTTCCGTTGCAAAAAAGCAATGCGGAAATTGATGGCGGAGGGCGAACGTCCGGATGTGATCTATGCTTCGTCGCCGGTTCCCTTCTCATCCAAGAGCGCGATGTCCTTTGCTAAACGAAATCACATTCCCTTTGTGTTTGAAGTGCGCGACCTTTGGCCGCAATCTCTGGTGGAGTATGGGAATCTGAACGCCAAGCCGTATACGAAACCGATTGTAGCAGCGCTTTATGCATTGGAACATACACTCTATCGCGGGGCGGATCGCATTGTGTTTACGATGTCAGGCGGATTGCGCTATTTGCAAGATCGCGGTTGGAACGATGTCGCTTCGACCAAGTGTATTCAGGTCAACAATGGTGTTGATTTAGAGGAGTTTCGTCGCAATCAGCAACAGGTCCATTATGCGGATGTAGAATTGGACGACCCATCTACCTTTAAGGTGGTATATATGGGCTCTATTCGGATGACCTATGACTTGGATGTGATGTTGGATGTGGCGAAACGCTGTCAAAAGGAATTGCCTCAGGTGCGGTTTTTGTTCTACGGGGGAGGAACGGAACTTTCGCATCTTAACGAGCGCGTCTCGAAGGAGCAGATCACAAATGCTGTTTTCAGGGGCAAGGTAAGAAAAGAGGAGATCCCCAGCATTCTCATGCGTGCCGATGCGACATTGGCACATAATCGTGCTACAGCCATTACCCATTACGGTTCCAGCAACAATAAGCTGTTTGAGTACCTTGCTGCCGGAGCTCCGATTCTTTCCACGGTAAAAACGGAGGAATCGCTCGTTGTAAAGCATAATATTGGCATTGAGACAGAGGATCAGAAAACGGAGACCATTGTTTCGGCCCTCTCGAAACTAACCCGATTAACGCCGCAGGAGCGCGACGCGATCCGCATACGGGAAGAAAAGCTAGTCAAGGAGTATGATTATTCTCACTTGTCGTTGCGGATGGAAAAGCTTTTTCAATCCTTGATAGAATAG
- a CDS encoding O-antigen ligase, giving the protein MNRFIQFHETQNQKLQQYIAKHIPNILIEKREKLLDISFYFMLLFYTVWANFYNFSFGLRLLVCGAVFLFDLILFCDSHPVPMLHNDFWTIAFYLMGIGSLATAIVVRGKAYFLLSLVWLLLYPFARGVLKHDVFHLWLKRYCITLCHFFVAVVFISLLLSPLTESQYGGIYTDPNDLAMICVMAIVSNFYLYRIEDVKKKGRHLLFSIVATTLIFFSRSRTGMVMMFWVYALLLAYLSVHKEVVSGKISKFVAGNVLCYLALYLVLSYGTPLAAHTIYPLINPAYKEQLQRQEGKEITFEESLALLLQKSMKGAGDNQDVSSGRMRIWQAGMKKMSVFGHLDERVFVREYGYRKMLLHNAPLQIWYSTGVLGMAGYVLLMVDAAKKSLRSMKRFSRLTMESVTVLSFLGCYALYLFFFSSYHPFASPLTWIAFFASMAPPIARDDVIGRKKENA; this is encoded by the coding sequence GTGAATCGCTTCATTCAGTTTCACGAAACACAAAATCAAAAACTGCAACAGTATATTGCTAAGCATATTCCAAATATACTGATAGAAAAACGGGAAAAACTTTTAGACATTAGTTTTTATTTTATGCTGCTTTTTTATACTGTGTGGGCTAATTTCTACAACTTTTCCTTTGGTCTCCGGTTACTTGTCTGTGGCGCGGTTTTTCTTTTTGATCTGATTCTGTTTTGTGACTCGCATCCCGTCCCGATGTTGCACAATGATTTTTGGACCATCGCTTTTTATCTTATGGGAATAGGAAGTCTTGCTACAGCCATTGTAGTTCGAGGAAAGGCGTATTTCTTATTATCCCTTGTATGGCTGCTTCTCTATCCTTTTGCAAGAGGCGTTTTAAAGCACGATGTCTTTCACTTGTGGCTGAAGCGATATTGCATTACCTTGTGCCACTTTTTTGTCGCCGTTGTTTTCATTTCCCTCCTCTTGTCCCCTTTAACGGAAAGCCAGTATGGCGGAATCTATACCGATCCGAATGACTTGGCGATGATTTGCGTCATGGCGATTGTTAGCAATTTTTATTTATATCGTATTGAAGATGTAAAGAAAAAAGGGCGGCATTTGCTTTTTTCCATTGTCGCTACAACCTTGATCTTTTTTTCGCGTTCCCGGACGGGCATGGTGATGATGTTTTGGGTGTATGCTCTTCTTCTCGCGTATTTATCGGTCCACAAAGAAGTGGTGTCGGGAAAGATTTCCAAGTTTGTTGCCGGCAACGTGCTGTGCTATCTGGCATTATATCTTGTTCTTTCCTATGGCACGCCCCTTGCGGCACATACCATTTATCCCTTAATTAATCCCGCTTATAAAGAGCAATTGCAACGCCAGGAAGGTAAAGAGATTACCTTTGAGGAGTCGCTGGCCCTGCTCCTCCAAAAGAGCATGAAAGGCGCGGGAGACAATCAGGATGTGAGTTCCGGGAGAATGCGGATTTGGCAAGCCGGAATGAAAAAAATGTCTGTCTTTGGTCATTTAGATGAACGAGTATTCGTGAGGGAATACGGCTATCGAAAGATGTTGCTACATAACGCACCTTTACAGATATGGTACTCTACGGGCGTTTTGGGCATGGCCGGCTATGTGCTATTAATGGTCGATGCGGCAAAAAAATCATTGAGGAGCATGAAACGTTTTTCCAGGTTGACGATGGAGAGCGTTACCGTGTTGTCATTTTTAGGATGTTATGCCTTATATCTGTTCTTCTTTTCTTCCTATCATCCTTTCGCATCTCCTCTTACATGGATCGCCTTTTTTGCTTCGATGGCGCCTCCTATTGCAAGAGATGATGTAATAGGAAGGAAAAAAGAGAATGCGTGA
- a CDS encoding GH25 family lysozyme: protein MNKKRGKRFAALSVALMMALTLSMVINPVHAEGSMGVAISTNPAENSSLETKTDVLTTEKEDTPEQETTIQKNESKEEKPKEASSKMKEATKPLTTLSADEQASSLMETTEEEETELEISPESNSHSLKAPNGSFSSRRGGIQEIDGKLYLYDEEGTLRKDNKWVKYAGKYYFPNAEGVLYRDRIITFGSKVAFYMDHDGTFATGFREVGGWLMYFRDDGVRANDNAWVETERGWIFPNAEGEVYHDRIITFGSKVAYYMQSDGAYATGFQEINGKLMYFRENGVRANDNAWVQTERGWIFPNAEGILYRDQFITFGSKVAFYMQHDGTYAKGFKEINGKLMYFHENGVCANDNAWVQTERGWIFPNAEGVLYRNRFITFGPRGAYLMGSDGTKQTGVTRFLGALYPLDPTTGVLMDLSVGYHTIEGRRYYVRADGTIADGGRWIEKDGRRYFENVDGTYFRNQQISFGTVYYYMDADGATASGIHRAGRNYYFYDPANGNQRRNTEGLLEWQGNQYYIGSDAAIATNQFVMIGNKGYDADGSGILHPTSRRLIIDLSTHQKPYNFDFDKFSKGISGVILRAGYTGHGTGNSYYQDAEFERFYNEFNSRGVPIGAYWYSCANEVKEGKAEAQAFQNIIAGKKFALPVYWDTEDVYHQRKTDKKTLTDTALAFLQEMERKGYYTGIYSSSSWLRDNLEMSRLGNYDIWVAHYGVSKPSYRGEYGMWQFTSTYHKEGYPYGVDASWVFKDYPSIIKGAGLNGY from the coding sequence ATGAACAAAAAAAGAGGTAAGCGTTTTGCGGCTCTCTCCGTTGCGCTGATGATGGCGTTGACGTTGAGTATGGTGATCAACCCTGTGCATGCAGAGGGTTCGATGGGTGTCGCAATTTCCACAAATCCGGCGGAGAACTCTTCTCTCGAGACGAAAACGGATGTTTTAACAACGGAGAAGGAAGACACCCCGGAACAAGAAACAACTATACAGAAAAACGAGAGTAAAGAAGAGAAACCGAAGGAAGCTTCCTCGAAAATGAAGGAGGCCACGAAGCCTCTGACGACGCTTTCGGCTGATGAGCAGGCATCTTCTTTGATGGAGACCACAGAGGAAGAAGAGACGGAACTGGAGATTTCTCCGGAGAGCAATTCCCATAGCCTTAAAGCACCAAACGGCAGCTTCTCTTCGAGACGGGGCGGCATTCAAGAGATCGATGGAAAGCTCTATCTCTATGACGAAGAGGGTACGCTTCGTAAAGACAATAAATGGGTGAAGTATGCCGGAAAGTATTACTTCCCCAATGCGGAAGGTGTCTTATACCGCGATCGAATCATTACCTTCGGGTCGAAAGTCGCCTTTTATATGGACCATGATGGTACATTCGCCACGGGATTTCGTGAAGTGGGTGGATGGCTGATGTATTTTCGAGATGACGGGGTGCGCGCTAACGACAATGCGTGGGTGGAAACGGAGCGCGGCTGGATTTTCCCGAATGCCGAAGGGGAAGTCTATCACGATCGAATTATTACGTTCGGATCGAAGGTAGCTTATTACATGCAAAGCGATGGCGCGTACGCTACGGGTTTTCAAGAAATAAACGGCAAACTCATGTATTTTCGTGAGAACGGGGTGCGTGCCAACGATAATGCCTGGGTGCAGACGGAGCGTGGCTGGATTTTCCCGAATGCCGAGGGCATCTTGTATCGTGATCAGTTCATTACCTTTGGTTCGAAAGTAGCCTTTTATATGCAGCATGACGGTACGTACGCCAAGGGCTTTAAGGAAATCAATGGCAAGTTGATGTATTTCCATGAGAATGGTGTGTGCGCAAATGATAATGCCTGGGTGCAGACGGAGCGCGGCTGGATTTTCCCGAATGCCGAGGGCGTGCTGTATCGCAATCGGTTCATCACATTCGGTCCGAGGGGAGCCTATTTGATGGGGTCGGACGGCACAAAACAAACGGGTGTGACGCGCTTTCTCGGTGCTCTCTATCCGCTGGATCCGACAACGGGTGTGTTGATGGATTTGTCTGTGGGCTATCATACGATTGAAGGAAGACGTTACTATGTACGTGCGGATGGCACCATTGCCGATGGCGGACGGTGGATTGAAAAGGATGGACGACGCTATTTCGAAAATGTGGATGGCACCTATTTTAGAAATCAGCAGATCAGTTTTGGAACAGTCTATTATTATATGGATGCGGATGGAGCAACGGCATCCGGTATTCACCGGGCGGGACGAAACTACTACTTCTATGACCCCGCAAATGGAAATCAAAGACGCAATACGGAAGGTCTTCTGGAATGGCAGGGCAATCAGTATTACATTGGCTCCGACGCGGCGATCGCAACGAATCAATTTGTCATGATTGGCAACAAAGGCTATGATGCGGATGGCAGCGGCATTCTCCATCCGACATCCCGTCGTTTGATCATTGACCTATCCACCCACCAGAAGCCGTATAATTTCGACTTTGATAAATTCAGCAAAGGCATATCCGGCGTCATTTTACGTGCCGGTTATACTGGCCACGGTACAGGCAATTCGTACTATCAAGATGCGGAGTTTGAGCGTTTCTACAACGAATTTAATTCGCGTGGCGTACCCATTGGAGCCTATTGGTATTCGTGTGCCAACGAAGTGAAGGAAGGCAAGGCGGAAGCCCAAGCCTTTCAGAATATCATCGCCGGAAAAAAATTCGCACTTCCGGTTTATTGGGACACGGAAGATGTCTATCATCAGCGAAAGACTGACAAAAAGACGCTGACCGATACGGCCCTGGCCTTTTTGCAGGAAATGGAAAGAAAGGGATACTATACAGGCATCTACTCGTCTTCTTCCTGGCTGCGCGATAATCTCGAGATGTCTCGCTTGGGCAACTACGACATTTGGGTGGCCCATTACGGTGTCAGCAAACCGTCTTACCGTGGAGAGTACGGAATGTGGCAATTTACTTCCACCTACCACAAAGAAGGATATCCCTATGGCGTGGACGCCAGTTGGGTGTTCAAAGACTATCCGTCCATTATCAAGGGCGCGGGATTAAACGGTTATTAA